The Blastomonas sp. SL216 DNA window CGTCGCCGACCAGCGACACGGCGGGGATCGAAAGCATGTCCGCCGGGTTCGGAAGCCCCACGGTGACGATCCGCCCGCCGCGCCGCGCGAGGCCATAGGCTTTTGCCAGCACCGGGGCCTTGCCGACGGTTTCGATCACCAGATCGGGCTTGCGGCCCAAGGCTGCGACCACCGCCTCTTCGCCATCCTCGGGAGGCACAGCGGCCATTGCGCCCAGTTCCAGCGCCAGCGCGCGCTTGGTGGGCATGGGGTCGATCGCGATCACCGGATGCGCACCGCCCGCGATCGCGGCCATCAGCGCAGCGAGGCCGACGCCGCCCAGGCCATAGACGACGACGCTCTCGCCTGCGCGCAAGGCTCCACCGTTGAGCACCGCGCCCGCGCCGGTCAGCACCGCACAGCCGAAGAGCGCAGCGATCTCCACCGGAATGTCGCTGTCGATCTTCACCGCCGAGCGCCGGTCGACCACGGCATGCGTCGCGAAGGCCGAGGAGCCCAGATGATGCTGCACCGGCACGCCGTTCTCGGACAATCGCCGCTCGCCGCCCAGCAGCGTCCCCGCGCC harbors:
- a CDS encoding zinc-binding dehydrogenase, with translation MKITATILDRIGHKGPYADTRPLRLAEVDLAPPGADEMLVKIEAAGLCHSDLSVINGDRPRPMPMALGHEAVATVLEPGAIAAQHFAAGDRVVLSFLPLCGYCPSCHSGEGYLCGNGAAANGAGTLLGGERRLSENGVPVQHHLGSSAFATHAVVDRRSAVKIDSDIPVEIAALFGCAVLTGAGAVLNGGALRAGESVVVYGLGGVGLAALMAAIAGGAHPVIAIDPMPTKRALALELGAMAAVPPEDGEEAVVAALGRKPDLVIETVGKAPVLAKAYGLARRGGRIVTVGLPNPADMLSIPAVSLVGDGKTLMGSYMGNAIPSRDIPRYIALWRAGRMPVEKLLSSVSPLSEINALFDELASGTAIRQVVVP